A stretch of DNA from Thermoleophilaceae bacterium:
GCACGTTGTCGACGTGATGATCCTCGCGCAGGAGATCGTCGTCGGCCCGTCGTCGTACCCGACGGAGGAGATCGGCCGTAACGCTCGCGCGTTCCGCCAGCTCGGCCTCGGCTACGCCAACCTCGGCGCGCTGCTGATGTCGAACGGCCTCGCATACGACTCGGAGGGTGGCCGCGTGTGCGCCGCCGGGATCACGGCGCTGATGACGGGTCGCGCGTATAGGAAGTCGGCCGAGATCGCCTCGGCGATGGGCCCGTACGCGCGCTACGAGGAGAATCGCGATCCGCACCTGCACGTGATGCGCAAGCACCGCGACGCTTCGTACGCGATCGACGATTCGCTGTCGAACGAGGAGCTCGTCTCAGCCGCGCGTCGCGCTTGGGACGAGGCGGTCACGCTCGGCGAGGTCCATGGTTACCGCAACGCGCAGGCCACGGTGCTCGCCCCCACCGGCACGATCTCGTTCCTCATGGACTGCGACACCACCGGCATCGAGCCGGACTTCTCGCTCGTGAAGTTCAAGGAGCTCGTCGGCGGCGGGCAGATGACGATCGTCAACCGCACGGTGCCGCTCGCGCTGCGCACACTCGGCTACAGCGAGGCGCAGGTGCAGCAGATCGAGGCGTTCATCGACGAGCACGCCACGATCATCGGAGCTCCGGAGCTGAAGGACGAGCACCTCGAGGTGTTCGACGTGGCGGTCGGCCAGCGGGCGATCTCGCACATGGGCCACATCAAGATGATGGGCGCGGTGCAGCCGTTCATCTCGGGCGCGATCTCGAAGACGGTGAACATGCCCGAGTCCACCACGGTGGGCGACATCGCCGACGCGTACCTCCAGGCATGGAAGCTGGGCGTCAAGGCGCTCGCGATCTACCGCGACGGCTCCAAGACCGCGCAGGCGCTGCGCACGAACAACAAGGACGAGAAGAAGTCCGAGGCGGAGGCCGCCGCTCCGGTGGAGCCGGAGGCCATGCGCCGCCGGATGCCGCGCGAGCGTCAGTCGATCACGCACAAGTTCGGCATCGGCCAGGGCCACGAGGGCTACATCACCGCAGGCATGTACGAGGACGGCACGCTCGGCGAGATCTTCCTCACCGACATCGGCAAGGAAGGCTCCACGCTGCGCGGCATGATGAACTCGTTCGCCACGGCGATCTCGATCGGCCTCCAGTACGGCGTGCCGCTCGAGACGTACGTGCGCAAGTTCTCCTACATGCGCTTCGACCCGGAGGGGATGACCACCAACCCGGAGATCCCCTTCGCCAAGTCGATGCCCGACTACATCATGCGCTGGCTCGCCTCGCGCTTCCTGGACGTGGACGTGCAGGAGGAGCTCGGCATCCTCACGCCGGAGGTGCGGGCACGCAAGGCGGCGCAGGAAGCGCTGCTGCGCGGCGACGCTCCGGTGCCCGCGAACGGCGGCAACGGCGGGACCAACGGCCACTCGAACGGCGGCAACGGCGCGACGGTCGAGGCACCGAAGCCGGCTGCCGAGGCCCTCACCGACGAGCCGCCCGTGCGGCCGGCGAAGCTGGTCGGACTGGATCTGGGCCCAGCGTGTGAGCAGTGCGGCGGGATGATGCAGCGGACGGGCTCGTGCTACACGTGCACCTCCTGCGGCAACAACACCGGCTGCGGTTAGGGGACTGCAAACCTTCGCTCTTCGGCGTGCTCGGGCCCGGACAGGCAGAGCCTTGTCCGGGCCCTGCGTCCTTGAATAGCTCGGTTTTCGTGCCTAACGGCTTCGCCGCTGGCTTCGCGTGAAGGGCGGGCGGGACCGCAGTCCCACCCGCCCTCGCGCTGTTGCTAGTCGCGGTCGTTATCGGTGTACGGCTCGCGGCTGCCTGACTTGGCGAGACCGCGGCTGATCATGTACCCGACTGTGAGAATCACGGAGTACAGCCAGACCTGGTTGGCGATCAACCGGTCGTCGTGGCCCGATCCGGTCTTCGTTGCGAGACCGGCAATCAGCAAGCCCACGAGCACCGCGATATACGCGTAGAGCTCGGTGGTCTTGAAGGCCGCCTTCGTCTCGGTGGCGAGGCGGCGGATGCCGGTCGGGCGCGCACCGGCGGGCGCCGTGATTGCGTCACGTGTGGTTGCGTCGTGGGTCGCCATCCGGCGAACCTCCCTTCAGGGTGGCCAAGCCAGACGCGTGCGCGCCGCCTCAACCACCGGGTCGGATGTTCGGTTCGCACGCGGTGGGCTGGGCGGGCGAAGCGTCCTGCTACCCAGGCGGCTTACCTCAAAACGTGCGAACGGGACGCTCGCGCCATCAGGCCCGGTTCGCCACCCGCTCAAGCGGAGACCCAGGAGCCGGCTGCAAGGCCGCGGCGTCGGGCGCCACCTCCGCCCCCTCCAGCCGCTCCGCAGTTCTCCTCGCGGTGCCGCGCGCCCAGCTCGTGGTGCTCACGTAGCCCACCACTGAGACCGCAAGGCCGAGGCCGGCCACGATCCACCAAGCGGGCCTGGTGGCCTCGGCAAAGCCGCGGC
This window harbors:
- a CDS encoding vitamin B12-dependent ribonucleotide reductase; translated protein: MPDTRSAPDTTTTFATKGVRVERRYTEPGVHPFDLVDWEIRDAEVGKFKQERVEFPKSWSQNATNIVAQKYFRGQLGSPERESSVKQMVGRVAGTIAGWGRELGYFSTDEDADAFEMELTHILVNQIAAFNSPVWFNVGFEEQPQCSACFILSVDDTMESILAWNTKEGMIFRGGSGSGINLSNIRGSMEPLKKGGLASGPVSFMRGADAWAGTIKSGGKTRRAAKMVVLDIDHPDILDFIWCKAREEEKAAALRDAGFDMRLDSDNFASIQYQNANNSVRVTDEFMERAERGEQWETTARVTGKPVDSYDARELLNQIAEAAWKCADPGVQYDTTINEWHTCPNSGRINASNPCSEYMHVDDSACNLASINLMKFRRADGTFDVDAFQHVVDVMILAQEIVVGPSSYPTEEIGRNARAFRQLGLGYANLGALLMSNGLAYDSEGGRVCAAGITALMTGRAYRKSAEIASAMGPYARYEENRDPHLHVMRKHRDASYAIDDSLSNEELVSAARRAWDEAVTLGEVHGYRNAQATVLAPTGTISFLMDCDTTGIEPDFSLVKFKELVGGGQMTIVNRTVPLALRTLGYSEAQVQQIEAFIDEHATIIGAPELKDEHLEVFDVAVGQRAISHMGHIKMMGAVQPFISGAISKTVNMPESTTVGDIADAYLQAWKLGVKALAIYRDGSKTAQALRTNNKDEKKSEAEAAAPVEPEAMRRRMPRERQSITHKFGIGQGHEGYITAGMYEDGTLGEIFLTDIGKEGSTLRGMMNSFATAISIGLQYGVPLETYVRKFSYMRFDPEGMTTNPEIPFAKSMPDYIMRWLASRFLDVDVQEELGILTPEVRARKAAQEALLRGDAPVPANGGNGGTNGHSNGGNGATVEAPKPAAEALTDEPPVRPAKLVGLDLGPACEQCGGMMQRTGSCYTCTSCGNNTGCG